From Candidatus Doudnabacteria bacterium, a single genomic window includes:
- a CDS encoding HU family DNA-binding protein, whose translation MAKGMTKSEVLNAVAEKTGKSRKEVAEFIDAVVGVAYEETKKSGEFTIPGLGKLLKKHREARMGRNPATGESIKIGAKTVVKFRVAKAAKDAIL comes from the coding sequence ATGGCCAAAGGAATGACCAAATCCGAGGTGCTCAATGCGGTTGCCGAAAAGACCGGCAAGAGCCGCAAAGAAGTCGCCGAATTTATCGACGCTGTCGTGGGTGTTGCCTACGAAGAGACCAAAAAGAGCGGGGAATTCACCATCCCGGGCTTAGGAAAGCTTTTAAAGAAGCACCGCGAAGCCCGCATGGGACGTAACCCGGCCACCGGCGAATCGATCAAGATCGGCGCCAAAACCGTTGTTAAGTTCCGCGTGGCAAAAGCCGCGAAAGACGCAATTCTTTAA